One genomic segment of Helianthus annuus cultivar XRQ/B chromosome 14, HanXRQr2.0-SUNRISE, whole genome shotgun sequence includes these proteins:
- the LOC110908019 gene encoding uncharacterized protein LOC110908019, which translates to MTYVTLTVDFSSMTWNSVAPRPSISLRLRGFDFCPPVLLRWNLLTHSGDFRFSCCCSDKLVSNRRIGTKGEQRKSDLRKNGCKVRVQAAPTWRFASSQPQLASRQEKYFPRCTPSNPGPQSRDTPPKRDTGIASAKDWGINLLTEHVNESGINEDGSTWYRESGEDLGENGYRCRWTKMGGQSSDGSSKWKEAWWEKSDWTGYKELGVEKSGRNSEGESWWETWREVLHQDEWSNIARIERSAQKQAKSGTEDAGWYENWWEKYDAKGWTEKGAHKYGRLNEQSWWEKWGEHYDGRGSVLKWTDKWAETELGTKWGDKWEEKFFGGVGSRQGETWHVTPAGERWSRTWGEEHFGNGKVHKYGKSTTSESWDIVVGEETSYEAEPHYGWADVIGDSSQLLSIQPQDKPPGVYPFLDFGSSPLPPQGGSSPSTPPQDGDRPSTPPQDGDSPSTPPQEGNPPSTPPRTQ; encoded by the exons ATGACTTATGTTacacttacggttgatttttcaTCAATGACATGGAATTCCGTAGCTCCGCGACCGTCGATTAGTTTGCGGTTGCGAGGATTTGATTTTTGTCCGCCGGTGTTGCTCCGGTGGAATCTGTTAACTCATAGTGGTGATTTTAGGTTTAGTTGTTGCTGTTCTGATAAACTTGTGTCGAACCGGAGAATTGGTACGAAAGGTGAACAACGGAAGAGTGATTTGAGGAAGAATGGTTGTAAAGTTCGAGTGCAAGCTGCACCGACATGGCGTTTTGCATCGTCTCA ACCTCAGCTGGCTTCAAGACAAGAAAAGTACTTTCCACGCTGTACCCCAAGTAATCCCGGGCCACAGTCTCGTGACACCCCACCGAAAAGAG ACACGGGTATTGCAAGTGCGAAGGACTGGGGCATTAATTTGTTAACCGAACATGTGAATGAATCTGGCATTAATGAAGATGGTAGTACCTGGTATAGAGAAAGTGGAGAAGATCTAGGTGAAAATGGATATAGATGTAGATGGACTAAAATGGGTGGTCAGAGCAGTGATGGTTCTTCAAAATGGAAAGAAGCG TGGTGGGAGAAAAGTGACTGGACTGGATACAAAGAGCTAG GCGTTGAGAAATCTGGAAGAAATTCTGAAGGGGAGTCGTGGTGGGAAACATGGCGAGAAGTTCTTCATCAAGATGAATGGAG TAATATAGCAAGGATAGAAAGAAGTGCACAAAAGCAAGCAAAATCAGGCACAGAAGATGCTGGATGGTATGAGAACTG GTGGGAGAAATATGATGCCAAAGGATGGACAGAGAAAGGAGCACACAAATATGGTAGACTAAACGAGCAGTCGTGGTGGGAAAAGTGGGGAGAGCATTATGATGGAAGAGGATCTGTTCTAAAATG gACGGACAAATGGGCTGAAACTGAACTGGGAACAAAATGGGGAGACAAATGGGAGGAGAAGTTTTTTGGTGGCGTTGGTTCTCGTCAAGGAGAGACATGGCATGTCACTCCAGCGGGTGAAC GTTGGTCGAGGACATGGGGCGAAGAGCATTTTGGAAACGG CAAGGTGCACAAATACGGGAAAAGCACGACATCTGAAAGCTGGGATATTGTTGTAGGCGAGGAAACTAGTTACGA GGCGGAACCTCATTATGGATGGGCTGACGTCATTGGTGACTCGAGTCAATTGTTATCCATCCAACCGCAAGATAAACCACCCGGTGTCTATCCATTTCTCGACTTTGGATCCTCTCCATTGCCTCCCCAAGGCGGTAGTTCACCCTCAACACCACCTCAAGATGGTGATCGGCCTTCAACACCACCTCAAGATGGTGATTCGCCCTCAACACCACCTCAAGAGGGTAATCCACCCTCAACTCCACCTAGAACTCAATAA
- the LOC110908018 gene encoding coiled-coil domain-containing protein 12 isoform X2, producing the protein MGSEEEESIEQAAAARRERLEALRAAKNLLETPDEEETDVNVKFRNYLPHDKQLQEGKLAPPKLPKFEDPVATEPPVEEKKEDPFLNIAPKKPNWDLRRDVQKKLDKLEKRTQKAIFQIMEQQEKEKQLAEENGGQDDDSGN; encoded by the exons ATGGGTAGCGAGGAAGAAGAAAGTATAGAGCAAGCAGCAGCAGCTCGGCGGGAGAGGCTAGAAGCTCTGAGAGCTGCTAAAAACCTTCTTGAGACTCCTGATGAGGAAGAAAC TGATGTTAATGTGAAGTTTCGAAATTACCTTCCTCATGATAAGCAGCTTCAGGAGGGTAAACTTGCTCCACCCAAGTTACCAAAGTTTGAAGACCCTGTTGCTACCGAACCTCCGGTCGAAGAGAAAAAAGAG GATCCTTTTTTGAACATTGCACCCAAAAAGCCGAACTGGGATCTTAGAAGGGATGTACAGAAGAAACTTGATAAGCTTGAAAAACGCACACAGAAGGCCATCTTTCAAATTATGG AGCAACAAGAAAAGGAAAAACAGCTGGCTGAAGAAAATGGCGGTCAAGATGATGATTCTGGGAACTAA
- the LOC110908018 gene encoding coiled-coil domain-containing protein 12 isoform X1: protein MGSEEEESIEQAAAARRERLEALRAAKNLLETPDEEETDVNSDVNVKFRNYLPHDKQLQEGKLAPPKLPKFEDPVATEPPVEEKKEDPFLNIAPKKPNWDLRRDVQKKLDKLEKRTQKAIFQIMEQQEKEKQLAEENGGQDDDSGN from the exons ATGGGTAGCGAGGAAGAAGAAAGTATAGAGCAAGCAGCAGCAGCTCGGCGGGAGAGGCTAGAAGCTCTGAGAGCTGCTAAAAACCTTCTTGAGACTCCTGATGAGGAAGAAAC TGATGTTAACAGTGATGTTAATGTGAAGTTTCGAAATTACCTTCCTCATGATAAGCAGCTTCAGGAGGGTAAACTTGCTCCACCCAAGTTACCAAAGTTTGAAGACCCTGTTGCTACCGAACCTCCGGTCGAAGAGAAAAAAGAG GATCCTTTTTTGAACATTGCACCCAAAAAGCCGAACTGGGATCTTAGAAGGGATGTACAGAAGAAACTTGATAAGCTTGAAAAACGCACACAGAAGGCCATCTTTCAAATTATGG AGCAACAAGAAAAGGAAAAACAGCTGGCTGAAGAAAATGGCGGTCAAGATGATGATTCTGGGAACTAA